In Aegilops tauschii subsp. strangulata cultivar AL8/78 chromosome 3, Aet v6.0, whole genome shotgun sequence, one genomic interval encodes:
- the LOC109741547 gene encoding uncharacterized protein: MARRSRRRPSSTPPPLEDDDLLHEILLRLPPQPPYILRASLVSKRWRRLATDPKFLRRFRVHHRRPPLLGVFSSDYKRNISFRSTLDPPYRIPPERFSLPLEPWPMLDCRHGRVLFVEKKRHQLIVWDPITDHYCFVAGPPLFKIGVLSGAVLCAAADQGHVHGDCRSSPFKVVVLAYAKHDDQEAGCVASVYYSETGIWSDLISTTLPWRPVACEYSTFVGNAVHWMLMSSGGLSEGILQFDLDQQRLAVINTPPDVHYEFHSVQVIQTEDGGLGFATLLGPHYHPRFQMWEGKVNSHGVARWVLRRTVELQKILGLGFRIEKGMSSIVRYTEDAHAIFFWVHSFVYMAQLESMQSKKLFRSNGGFCTYRPFTSFYTEGINGLKQK, from the exons ATGgcccgccgcagccgccgccgaccTTCCTCAACGCCGCCTCCGCTGGAAGACGACGATCTCCTCCACGAGATCCTCCTCCGCCTCCCCCCGCAGCCGCCCTACATCCTGCGCGCCTCCCTCGTCTCTAAGCGCTGGCGACGCCTTGCCACCGATCCCAAGTTCCTCCGCCGCTTCCGCGTCCACCACCGGAGGCCTCCTCTCCTCGGCGTCTTCTCATCAGATTACAAACGGAACATTTCGTTCAGATCCACTCTGGACCCGCCGTACCGCATCCCTCCCGAGCGCTTCTCCCTGCCACTCGAGCCCTGGCCGATGCTCGACTGCCGACACGGACGCGTACTCTTCGTTGAGAAGAAGCGGCATCAGCTCATTGTGTGGGACCCTATCACTGACCACTACTGCTTCGTTGCCGGTCCGCCGCTGTTCAAGATTGGGGTCCTTAGCGGGGCAGTTCTCTGCGCTGCCGCCGACCAGGGACACGTTCATGGCGACTGCCGCTCGAGCCCTTTTAAAGTGGTCGTGCTGGCCTACGCCAAGCACGATGATCAAGAGGCGGGATGCGTTGCAAGTGTTTACTACTCGGAGACTGGCATATGGAGCGATCTCATTTCAACAACGCTTCCATGGAGGCCTGTTGCTTGTGAGTACAGCACATTTGTTGGTAACGCCGTTCACTGGATGCTTATGAGTAGTGGGGGATTGAGTGAGGGCATACTTCAGTTTGATTTGGATCAGCAGAGGCTAGCTGTGATCAATACGCCTCCTGATGTTCATTACGAATTTCACAGTGTTCAGGTCATTCAGACAGAGGATGGCGGCCTTGGCTTCGCCACTTTGCTGGGCCCCCACTATCACCCCCGCTTCCAAATGTGGGAGGGGAAGGTCAATTCTCATGGTGTTGCCAGATGGGTGTTGCGGAGAACTGTTGAACTGCAGAAGATTCTTGGATTGGGGTTTAGGATTGAGAAGGGGATGTCATCTATAGTGCGCTATACTGAGGATGCTCATGCAATCTTCTTTTGGGTGCACTCATTTGTCTATATGGCTCAGCTTGAGTCAATGCAGTCCAAGAAACTATTTAGAAGCAACGGCGGGTTTTGCACCTATCGTCCTTTCACAAGTTTTTATACTGAAG GTATCAATGGTTTGAAGCAGAAGTAG